The genome window GTAAGGCGgaggtaatttttttttttctgccagaCCAGTTTTGACAGGACCGGTTTTGACAAGTTGCATACTTGTTGGAACACCCAAGGCGGAATCCAGCAGTAAACACACGGGAAAGATGATGTGCACTCGCCTGCTCTCCTCGCGCCTCTACCTGCTCTCCACCAGACTCAAGTCCACCGCCTCCCCGAGGATGGTGCAGGCCGGCGTCGCTGCGGACAAGCCGCCGAGACCCCTGGCCGTCTCTTTAGCCTTCGAGGATCCCAGCGCGTTTCAGGTGAAGAGCCTGAGAGAGTTGTTCCGTGCCTTGGTTGTTTTCCGATTCTGCTCCTTCCCAGTGCTGGTCAACAACTGCAACAAGGTGAGACgcaattgttatttttgtactCAATTGATTTGTAAGTTGTAGGAAAtatgtggttgcacaagtatgcacaccctcttatacTGTTCCAATTCTCCTAACCTAAAAATAAGCCACCTAGTATCAGATTCACTTTCAAAACTGTCAGGAGATTATAACCTGGTTTTTGCAGCTGATGTCAACGGCCCGCAGCATTCTGGGTAGGCGCGTGTTCGCCACGCTGATGAGATCCACAGTATacgctcagtttgtggccggCGAGAACGAGAAGGAGATTTCCGAGTCCATGGAGAAGATGAGCACACTGGGACTGAGGCCCATGCTGGCGGTTCCCATCGAGGAGGACCTGGGAGAGAGCACGGGGTTAGGcgcacttttattattatttttctttttagctaTTAAGAACTGACACCTATGATTCTCAACCACGGTGCGCGTGTCATCTAGAGAGAAGAGATATAACGAGAATATGGATGCCATGTTGGAATGCGTACGAATGTCACACAGCAACGCTTGGAGCAAAGATCCCATGATGCAACTGAAGGTCACGGCCCTGCTCAGTCCTGAGCTATGTGTAAGTGATAAGTTCCTTGGCTCAATTAAAGGAGGACATCCGTCATTGAACTCTACAGAAATGCTCATTAAAGGGAGGTGTGATTCATTGTGTGCATCAAGGTCAAACTCACCAAGATTATTTCGAAACAAGCATACGACTTGGACCTTCTTGTCAGGGCCATGGACGGCGAGGAGGTGAAATTCCACGGTTTGGAGGAAAACGAGGCGGCGCACTTCAATTGCAGCTTGAGGAGACTCAACAAGATAGGCGAGGTACCAACCGCGTTCTGTGTGTGGTCCTTGAAGAACATTAAATCAAAATGTGTGTCCTTCAGGCTAGCGTGAACAAAGTGCGGGTGCTGGTCGATGCCGAGTACACCTACATGAACCCCGCCCTGTCtcttgtttccatggcaatGATGAAGAAGTTCAACAAAGACAGTGCCTGGATCTGGTACACATTCCAGTGTTACCTGAAGGTAAAATCAAAACTCAGGATTACTTTTATGAGGCcttcaaaagtaaatatacAGTCAAGTGGTTTGTATGGAAATATTGACTCTCAGGAGACGAGGACACACCTCCTGGAGGCCATCAATCAGTCCCAGGAAGGAGGTTTCTGTTTGGGGGTCAAGCTGGTGCGAGGAGCCTACATGGAGAAAGAGAGGAAGTTGGCGGCAAAGGAAGGTCGCCCAGATCCGGTTCAAGACAGCTGGGAGGACACAAATGACAAGTTAggacattttttcccctttgtgaGGGAGCTGAAATTTGGTTGGAATACAAAAATCGaattcaaaatattgatgatttCATCTTTTATAGTTATAACAGCTTACTGGAGGTTCTGCTAAGACTCATTGCCGAGGAGCCGACACGCTACAGGATCATCGTCGCCACGCACAACGAAGAGTCCGTGAGGCGGGCAGCCAaatggtgagttttttttttttttttttatactaacTTCACTTGATAACTTTCTCACTCAATTCTTCACCGTCAGTGTTGAGGAACTAGGCGTCGACAAATCAAGAGGCAGCGTGTGTTTCGGGCAGCTACTGGGGATGTGTGATCACGTTTCCCTCACGTTAGGTGAGTTGGCGCCATCAAAATTGTGGTTGTCATAGCAACTTAATCACTCTTCTCCTCCGTAGCCAAGGAGGGTTACGCCGTGTACAAGTCGGTCCCGTACGGCTCGGTGGACGACACACTGCCGTACTTGGTGCGCAGGGCTCAGGAGAACCAAACGGTGCTGAAAGGTATCCGCAAGGAGCGAGACCTGCTTAGGCAGGAGCTCCGCAGGAGACTCAATTTGGGAGCGCGCTAGAAGGGTTTTAAGGAATGGGACAGAGTCAATTTGCAGCATCTTACATCACTTGGATTGTaaagagagttttttttttttttatgtaatgaGATGCTCATGTTTGATGCTCATGGATGAATTAAATTGGACAGGAAATGGTAATTTATTAAAATCCTAtctgaaaagcaaaatgacttattttgccacagatcatttttttatttaggctttttccagttttttttgttttaattcaatGATTGAATTAAttgaagcactttttttttgtttactgaaCAATTAGATCAGTGGGTTCTTAACCTTATTAGAGGTACCAAACCCCTCTCGagtgaaatttgttttgttttttcaaattcaagacatcaatgtttattagtggtgcacaaaatgagccatgcatgaacatcaccttgttcaaagaacaaaaccaacgcaatgcatgaactcaaaacaaatgacatacctgcaaatcagtgtgacttctgctgttgcctttgccagaccagttcagatatgcgtcgTCACGAATTTACACaatctgccgaacccctgagaccgactcacctaACCGAATTAGATACTCACCTCAGCTCAGGTAGCAATTCCCCAACCATGCTATGAGAAATCATCAGGTGTTCAGCtggaaattatttcattttgtgccATTCTTGTgttctttgaaatgttttttttttttttttgtttgtttgttctttgtgCCATGACTCACCACCACATCCTGGAGAAGAGTGTCCAAAAACAGTAGGAAGGCAGCAACTGTAAGCTCTATTGAAGAATTTATTATTGAAACTGATCAGACAAAGCAGGCTAACATCAAACAAAGTGTACTTTCTCAAATGAAGTGATTTGGGATCAGCTTCCAGCCAGGTGGTGCTTAACGTCAAAACGGAATGTAACCTTTCCAAAATCAATAGTTGCCTTGGTTCTGATTTCTGTAGCCTCGCTGGTAGCCCCCCTGGTAGCCCCCCTGGTAGCCCCCCTGGTAGCCTCCCTGGTAGCCTCCCTGGTAGCCTCCCTGGTAGCCTCCCTGTTTGGACTGGTAACCGCCCTTCCCGCCGTCTGCGTAAGGGGCACAATTTGAACAATTATTCCGGAATAAATcaagaaatgcaaaacaaatttgcTCCACATACCTCTCTGGTACGACTGTTTCTGTTGGTATCCGCCTTTCTGATCTGTAATGCAAGGGCCAATCAATTAGACGACcgcaaaaaaatcaacatctAAAacgaagacttttttttttttagggtatTTCTTACGTCAAAATGCATCACTGCAATTAAAGTGTATTTGACCATTTCAAAACGGTCTTTAGAATGTGATTCGGGAAATGAAATGGCCTGATCGTTTTGCGACCTATGAGAAGAACTCGAGGGCGACCGAGCTGACCTCTGTTGAAATATCCACCGTAGACGCCCTGCTTGAGATCGAAAACGCGCTCGTTGTTCTCCACCAAGCTGCCCAGTTTCTCGGCCAGCTGCAGGGCCATGTTCTGCAGGGAGGTGGGCTCCGTGCGGTGCATCACCACAGTCTGCGTGGGCTGGTCCAGAGAGGCCTGTCGCCGGCCGGGAGGTTGCATTCATAAAtacatcaaatcaaataaaggaGTCCTTGACAAGTTCGCATGTAACGTTACCATAAGCTCCTCGTTGATGATCATTTTGCTGATGATGCTGTGAACTGTTGCTATCTCCAACTCAAACATGTCAGATAGTGTTGCcatgctaaaaacaaaatacagaaatTAAAGATTTGGATGGGTTTTGTGTAGTTTCTGTAAGATACCAAAAGATGGCACCAAAGCCACCATTTGGACAGTAGGAAATTGATGTATTCCAGGatatttgaaagaaatatttttccatcttATTTTCAAACCATAAAAGTCTAAAGAAGCTGACCTGATGGAGTCGTACACACTGCTGTACGTGAAGAGGTACGTCCTCAGCGACTCCTCTTGGATCTTCCTACACAAACCGCCAACACGGCATTGAGTGACCGACGTGACAATTTACAAAGCGTTGGACGACGAGGCCTTTTGGAACGTGCAAACCTGACGAGCATCTCGCGCACTCGCTGCATCTCGGGGAACAGGTCCCACACTTTGCTGTTCATCTTCTCATTGATGATGAAGGAGTGGCAGGTGCGCCAGTCGCCCATCTTCATGGCCTTGCTGGCCGCCACCACATGCTCGCGCATGCTCTCGGGGGGGCCTGGGGAAAAAGAAACGCCGCAACGTTCACTCGAATGCTCTTTCACTAGAAACGATCCGATCGAGAAGTAAATCGTCTTCTACTTACCGAGTAGCGGCTGTCGCTCTCCCACTCGCAGCTGATGATGGAACTGCTTGCTGATCATGCGGCGGCGGGCGTCAAACTCGTGGGCGGCCATGTAGGGGATTTCCAACAACATGGCCGACACCAGGTACACGCACTCCAGCAGCTCCAAGTTGATGTGCATGTGGAAGGGCACCTGGAAGAACACGCAAGCTGATGGTGAGCACCAAATAGAAATCAGGAGAAGTCTCTCTGATATttcaaaaatgacactttggtCTTAGTTTTCCCTGCTGTGATTCCCACCATGTTCAAATTGTTAGATGACAacctcggtgtgtgtgtgtgtgtgtgtgcgaaaATGTGTGGTGTGACGACTGACTTGTCTTCGCTTCTCGATCTTCTCCTGCTCGGCGTTCCTCTCCTGCATGTTCCTCATGAGCAAACCTTGCCCCAGCAGCTCCTTAGCACGGCCCGATGACTGGATGTCCAGCAAAGCATTGTGGGCGTCTTTGATCATGCCTTGACGGAAGGCGCAGATGCCCAGTTGGACCATGGTTCTGTTGTACAAGATCTAGGAGGAAGGAATGCAAACGGTCGATATGGACTCATCGCAAACGGCGGCTTGGATCGAGTGCGACTGCACCTGCACGGGCGGGTCGGCGTGCTGGATGTTGTCCTGCAGGTGGCTCATGAGCATCAGGTCGCGGGCCTGGTACCAGCGCGAGTGCAGCGCGTGGTGGTAAATGTGGCAGAGGATGGCGCACGTGCGGATGCGGTCGGTGCGGTCCTTGGCGTAGATAAACTTGCACAGGCGGTCCATGATGATGGCGCTGTCCTCGCCCTCGCTCTCCTCTTGGTCCTGTTGGGACTGAGCGACAGCAATTTTGAGAACACCCACTGGCGGAGCtcggatttttttcttttcttgaggGGACGGGGGCCAAGGATATAATTCTATTGAAATTGGTTGGGTTTTACTTCAAAGACAAATTCAATTAACATGCTACTCTTCTCACCTTAGTTTCTGCCTGGATGCCCAGGCTGCGCCGGTGAGCCTTGTAATCAAATTTGTAGTATGTGTGCATGATTCTGTGCAGGTAGATGCGGCAAATCTCCTCCGTGCTGCCCTTGTTCTCTAAGTAGTTGAGCAGGCGGTCCATGATGCCGCACACGTGCCCTTCGTCTTTCAGATTGTCCACGTATTCTGCGGGGGCAGAGGCGGAACCGTTAGTCCGACGCTATTTGTCAGTTGACGAAATTAACTCGGAAGCGCTGCGCGCTGACCTTGCGAATGAGGATCTGTGTTCTGCATGATCTTGGTGAACTCTTCGTCCATCCTCTCTACCAAAGTTAGAATGCAGCCGCGAACCCTGAAAGGCTGAAGATGTGAACGAGGAAAAAGAACGTAACTACAAACATGActccaaaaatgcaaaaatggtAACAGCGAGACTGCACACACCTGATCTGAGATGGCCAAGTTCTCACTTTCCTCCGCAATGTTCTCCCCAATGAACATGTCATTGTTGTCATACAGAATGTCCAGCAGTTCGTCTATGCAGTCCAGACATTTCTTCCACATTTCcggctgaataaaaaaacaaaaaaacaaaaggcaagTCATGTGAGAGGATTACATGACGTGTCAATCAAATTTCAAGCATCCTTGTTTCCTACCTTCATATAAGTCGCCATGTTGGGGTTGTAATCGTAGAGCGACGCAACGATgttgaatttgattttaaCCATGACGCCCACACCCAGGTTGTGCTCGAGAGCGATGGCGGCGAGGGCGTGGAGCAGTTCAATCTGGCCAGTCCTGCCGGAGAGGAATTTGCATTTACTATCAAAACCTCCATGGCACTGTCAATCTTGTCCCTTCAGCCATCAGATTATGCAGACGTACCTAATAGTGTGTCCCAGCTATCCAATATTTTTACAACTGAATATTCTGATCTATTCATCAGATAAAAACTGATGATGAATAATTTAACACCACTAACAAAGCACACAGCAGGTGCAGGTATTATTTTAGTCCACACGAGGGCGCCATCCAAACATTCCAATTAGCAGCGATATGAACAATTCTAATTTGTTCCTTGAAGGGGCAGAGTGTGCACTGAGTGAATACCGGTCGGTGCCCTTTTTGCCTCGGGCTTGCAGGATCTCGTGGAGCTTCTTCACCACCACAACTGTGTTGATCTCAGTTCCCTTTGCAAACATCTTGGGCTTCTCCTGACGGTTTCCAACAAAGGTAAACGTGTGATTGCTTTCTTTGAAAAACAGAAGGCGGTCTTTGTCTTTACCTTGACGAGAGGGACGCCTCCCTTGACCTTCTCccagcctccctccgcctccTCGCCTCCCTCTTCCtcagcctcctcctccagcttctctttcttcttcagctttttcttcttccccagCTTTTCGCCGCTCTTGTCGGGCGCCTGAGCCCTGGAATGCATGGCGAGGCGCTTTAAGTGACGTTCGGGGGGGTGCATCGAACGGAATTGAGGATTGCCGACTCACTTCTTGAGGAAGACCATGGCGAGAGACGCGCTCTTGTCCTCGCCGTCGTCAGAGCTCTCACTGCCCGAGTCCACGGTGTCGGAGCCCCAgtcttcatcgtcttcatcgtCGTCGCTGGAAGAAGACTCGTCCTGGCAAAGGGACAAAGCACAACATTGAAACCatacaaataatttcaaagggataaaagcacattttgacAGTAAACAGCAGAGGACGTGATGATGTGAAAGCAATTAAGAATAACTGCAGCTCCCTACCCCAGATCCTTTGGCGGACTTGAGGAACTTGCTAGCTTCTGGCGTGGCCTCTGGCTTTTTCTTCAAGAAGTTTTGAGCAGACACACCATCATCATCCCCATCGCTGTCAGAGGATGACCCTGACGTGCAAAGGCGTGATTAATATTTGCCAGTGTGACTTTCTCACGAGAATGAAAACTCCTCACCTCAATCCAGAATAGTAAGCgtaaaattgaagaaaaaagaagaaggtgGGTTACCTGAATCATCTGGGCCCTTGTCTTCCTCTTCATCGGCAGATTCCTGTGGATTCTGTTACAATTATATTGAGAGGTTAATGTCCTGTGGACCTGTCATGTTGTGGCGTGTCATTTTCTCACCTCCTTGTAAGCAGTAATTTCCGTCTCGTAATCCCGGTTGTACTTGCGGATCTTCTGCCGCAGTGTACTGAGGGCTTTTGCATTGTTCTTGTTCATCTTCTTCTTGCCCTCTTTGTCCTCCCAAAGCTGAAACAGATCTCATTTTAGTACATCacatacattttgtatttgttaatAAAGTATgtgttattgtgttattttcacaatTGCAGGGGGCGAAAGAAATTAAACAACAGACCTGATTCAGGTAGTCCTCCAGGTCTGCCAACAGACGGATGTAGAAAGGTGGAACTCCCTCTTTGTCCACTATATTCTTGCTTTTGAGGAACGCTCGACACAACTGCTCAAACTCCTCCAGACACTTGGCCATGTCGCGGATCTTCATGGCATTGCGGATAGTCTTGATGAGATTGGTCAACTCCTCAAACCTATGATTGAGGAATACAATCAAGTCAAATATGTATGACCAAAAGTCACGTTTATCTTGAAGTAAATGGGCCTACCTTTTGTCTTTGGCACTGCGCACGACTCTTTTGGtgtcctcctcatcatcactGACCAGCAGCGACCTGTGCAGTCAAACGTGTATTGTGAGATGATCTTCAAATCGAAATGCAACAAATAAGTGACGCAATAACTGCACTGACTGCTTGAGCGTTGTCCCGGGCGCTTTAGGGGCGATCTCATCGGCTGATGAGGACTCCTCTGACTCACTGTCAGACCCGGTGGCGAAGAAACGAGACATTGCTGAAGAAGGGACACaatctgcaaaaaaacaacaacaaaaaaacggtCGGCCCATAAGATGTTAGCTAACGTGTCACGGAGCTAAAGCTAAGATAAGCTTACGCTAGCAACTCTCGCCTCCCAAGGTAAAATGCGAACAAGAGTCGAACAGTGAGCAACAAATTTCTATCCACAACTTACCTAGGTCCTTGAGAAATGCGATTTGAGATGTTTCGGTCTTGTTTGGGTGTTAATAAAATCCAGTTTTGCTGTCGCGTTGACACGGTGAAAACGTGCGACGTTCAGTACGGATGACTAGCGCCGGGAAAGGAAGTGACGTATGACGGAAGAGGTCAAAAGTTGGCTCAATGCAGTACATCGCCGCCTACTGGCGAAATCAAATCAGCAGTCTGGAGTGCAGTATAAATCACTTTTTCTAACATAAACATAACATTTCCCGTGATATAATCATTCGGGCCATATATTTATCGTGTCAGGGTGTTGCTCGAAAACAGCTTTCAGAATTGTTACCTATATTTTTATATGACAATCTAACATACAGTAATAATCTTATTCTCAGAATGGGCAATAAAGCACACCAATATTCATCAAAGAATTGACCTCAACGAGTAATACAGTTAGAACTTTTATTAagcataatttaaaaaaataaaacggagtAATACAGTGCCACAGTTAGAACTTTTATTAAGCataacttaaaaaataaaacataaagtGCAGGCCAGGTGATTTAAGAGGTGTTTTACTTGTCTTCTCTCTTGTACTTTTGCAATTCTGGAATAAAACAAGATATTGTTAAGGGGGATGAGCAGAATATAATTGTACTACAACATTTGATGATTTTATGATAGAGTACGGCAGTCGTACCCTCTTTCAGTCGCTGATTTTCAGCCTTAAGCACAATACATGTTTGACAACCTGTaacaaaagtacaaaacattTGCCACTTTGAACATTCCTGAAACTTTGCACGACCACCTTTTTCACCTACCTGACTGACTCATCTGATGCTTCACGGGTGGTTTTATGCTTCTGCTGACAGCCTCTCCAGCCGCTGAGGACACCGCAGTATCTGAAGAGGAAATCACATGAACTTGTGggatatttgaaaatgtcacgtGGAGCAGTcagtcttttatttatttgacctGTCTTTATCTTCTTCGTCTGCGTCAATTGTGCCTCTCTGCTAATGTCCCGCTTCCTGGTTTGGGGAAGGGTAACTGCAGGATTAGATGCTAAGAAGgaagaaatatttcaatttttcatttattactTATTGTGAATAATAGTTTTTAGTGATGTGTGTGGatcataatattttttttctcttaccaGTACTTGAAGTCAGCGTGCTGCTTCTTGTCAATTGCGTCCGGGGAGGTGGCAGCCCTTTTGGGATGCTTGGTGGCTTTCTGGCTATTTGCGTTTTCTCCGCTCCGGTTTTTGGCCTCGGCATTTGTGTCACATGTGAAGAGGCGGTTGCGCGAGGCACCGCTAAATTCTTAAAaggattataaaaaaaaaaaaaagtcataccTGAATTGCATCCAACCCCATCTTTAGTTCCACTTTTAATGATTTACCTCCTTAAGCATGTGAGAAGGCAAACTTTGTTTGACGGGGAGTCCAGATGTTAGCGTTTTGCCTCGCTTCTGAAGCAACGGCTTGAACTTGGGCAGCTGCGATGAAGCTTTCAAGGAAGGCAGCAGCGATTTAGCGGCTGGTTGAGCTTGCGATCTCTTTGGACGGCAGACGTCGGATGAGACCACGACGGGTGTTTCCGGGACTTCCGGCTTACTGGCCGTATCCCCATCCGGTTTTTCCTCCGTTACCAAAGATTTGCTCAGATCAACACCGACGTTGAAGAAATCCATTTTACAAGACACCGGAGTTGAAGTGTGAAAACTACGGTCGCTGGAGATGTTTCCCAGTTGAATCGTTCGGTCGGATTTAGGATCAGCGTCGAAGGTGTTGTGGGGATTGTTGGCGGAATTCTTTTCTGATGTGATGTTAGACTGAGAGAGAAGGCTAACGTCAAAGGTGCGGTGGTGACGCTCACGAGAGCCGCTTTCTGATTCCGCGTCAACAGCCGGTGCGGGATGATTAACATCGGCAGTGTCACGCTGAAGGTCACTGGGACTGCTGTCTGACAAAATGATAGTTTCATTGGCCGGAGGGTGAGATTTAgcttccaaaatgttttggtgACTGCCACTAGAACTGCTTTTGGACATTGTTCCGTTGGCCACATCGAAGGTGTTATGGGGATTGTTGATGAAGCCCTCTTCTGATGTGATGTTGGCCTGAGAGAGAAGGCTAGCGTCGAAGGTGATGTACTGACGGTCGCTCGAGATGTTTTCCAGTAGAATTGTTCGGTTGCATTCAGGATCAGCGTCGAAGGTGTTGTGGGGATTGTTGATGGAACCTTTTTCTAATGCAATGTTGGACTGAGCGAGAAGGCTCGCGTTGAAGGTGACGTTGTGACGCTCACGAGAGCCGCTTTCTGATTCCGTGTCAACAGCCGGCGCGGGACAGTTAGCATCGGAAGTGTCACGCTGAAGGTCACTGGGACTGCTGTCTGACAAAATGATTGTTTCATTGGCCAGAGGACGAGATTTAGCTTCCAAGATGTTGTGGTGCCTGCCACTAGAATTACTTTCGGACATTGTTCCATTGGCCGGAGAAAGAGGAGCCGCATCTAAAGTGTTGTGACGGCCGTCATCTCTCGACCGGGTTATCGTGCTCTCATCACTCGTCATACTGGTTGTGGGTAGGCCATTCTGTTCTGGAGGTCCACACCCCAAGGTGGGATCTTTATCAGTGGATGTTGACATACCCTGTCCTTTGTTTTGAGGGAAGCTTACTGGAGATGCAGTTAAAGGGCAAGTCGCTAGATGTTCTAAATTGGATTCAATAGTCGCCTTCTGTGCACAGTTAAGTCTCTCCATGTCAGAAGCAGTTATGTTCATACTAAAATTGATACTTTGTTGCATCATGGAATCAAATGAGTAATTAGTAATGTCCGGTAAGCACTCGTCACGCAACCAAAACGAAGCTTTAACATCTGAGTTGAGACTTTGGCTACCATTTGCTTTTACATCCATGCTTGGCAGCAGAGAGGGAATCAATTTAGAGTTGTTGTGAGCGACTTCGATTAGCCTACCAGGAATTCTGAACGGTGTCGTTGCAGCCAGAGGCGATATTGGCGTGGTATTAAGTTGAAATAACTCCTCCGTACTGTGTTCATCTGGTGAAAGTTCAACCAGAGAGATATCTGGGAACAATTCGTCGTCCAAATACATTCTTTTAATTGGTGCCGTTATTCCTAGGGAATCGCTTAGTCTCATTTCATCTGTTTCTGGATTTTCGACAAAAGATGAACACTCTGTTGTCAAATCAGCCATTCCAGTCAGCCGAATTCCTTGCTGTTGGCAAAGTAACAGCCAAGCAATGCaatgtcatgcaaataaaTCGAACACCCACTAAAATAATATCAACAATAACAATGTGGCAGACATAATTAACAAATACGGGTGCTGTTTAAATCGTTATCAATTGCTAAAAGACACTTGAAATCATTGGGGTATCCGACGCAACTTACGCTTTCCAGTCGATCCGCAAGGGAGCGAAACATCTGAAATGGCCCAAAAAGCACCAAAGCAGTCAAAAAAGTTCAAAACTACTTTGCAGCTTGCACGAGTTTATCAAAGCCGCTCCAGATTTAAACTGTTGcaccaaccaatcacagcgcGAGCTTCTTATTCGTGTTTCACACACGAATAAGAAGCTCGCGCTGTTTGCCTACACCGCCCCTACTCGCCTTGGCGGGGAAGCTGCATATAACCCCATATGTATTTAAtcaaatttaatattttctaaCCCTGTATTGTTCTTGATACTTGTGATTTGTGCGGTTACTTTCCAacgccaacaacaacaacatttcaaatgtgttttattgaatgttgaagaaacaaaaaataaggACACCAAAAGCGCTTGGGTTAAAGCATCACCTCCAGCATCACTCTCAACTGTGGATTGGTCGCCATAGGATGGCTGTCCTGCTTTATTGCATGAGTCTCGTTGCTTGCTGCGTCTGGGCGTGCGGCCTGGAACGTGTCctctgcaaatattttttttaatgtagatTCACTTGTagagtggcttttttttttttcatcaaacgTAGTTAATCGATTTTGATTTATTGCACAGCGCTACACAGCATTACAAACACCCAGGGATACTACTATATTTATAGTTTAAGCATGTACTTGAAGACATTGCCCACAAGAGGGCAACAGAGTACATCCGCTCACCATCATTTCACAAGGTTACTACGCAGTCCAGGGTCTgattatgggggggggggctgtagTTTGTAAACGTAATACGGCCCTGATCTTACCTTGACCGTTGTCTTTAACTTTGACCCTTTGCCTCTTCCGCTTCTTTCcctggaacacacacaaacatttctaAACTGACCCACTACTGGAGCGTCCCGAGTGACGTCATGTAGACTTACATAGTTTTCAGTGCAGGACCAATCGGGATGCTGCTGTGTGTGGATTAGTTTGGCAGCATCGGCGAGCTCATAGTATttcctttgctg of Syngnathus acus chromosome 19, fSynAcu1.2, whole genome shotgun sequence contains these proteins:
- the eif3c gene encoding eukaryotic translation initiation factor 3 subunit C isoform X1 — encoded protein: MSRFFATGSDSESEESSSADEIAPKAPGTTLKQSLLVSDDEEDTKRVVRSAKDKRFEELTNLIKTIRNAMKIRDMAKCLEEFEQLCRAFLKSKNIVDKEGVPPFYIRLLADLEDYLNQLWEDKEGKKKMNKNNAKALSTLRQKIRKYNRDYETEITAYKENPQESADEEEDKGPDDSGSSSDSDGDDDGVSAQNFLKKKPEATPEASKFLKSAKGSGDESSSSDDDEDDEDWGSDTVDSGSESSDDGEDKSASLAMVFLKKAQAPDKSGEKLGKKKKLKKKEKLEEEAEEEGGEEAEGGWEKVKGGVPLVKEKPKMFAKGTEINTVVVVKKLHEILQARGKKGTDRTGQIELLHALAAIALEHNLGVGVMVKIKFNIVASLYDYNPNMATYMKPEMWKKCLDCIDELLDILYDNNDMFIGENIAEESENLAISDQPFRVRGCILTLVERMDEEFTKIMQNTDPHSQEYVDNLKDEGHVCGIMDRLLNYLENKGSTEEICRIYLHRIMHTYYKFDYKAHRRSLGIQAETKSQQDQEESEGEDSAIIMDRLCKFIYAKDRTDRIRTCAILCHIYHHALHSRWYQARDLMLMSHLQDNIQHADPPVQILYNRTMVQLGICAFRQGMIKDAHNALLDIQSSGRAKELLGQGLLMRNMQERNAEQEKIEKRRQVPFHMHINLELLECVYLVSAMLLEIPYMAAHEFDARRRMISKQFHHQLRVGERQPLLGPPESMREHVVAASKAMKMGDWRTCHSFIINEKMNSKVWDLFPEMQRVREMLVRKIQEESLRTYLFTYSSVYDSISMATLSDMFELEIATVHSIISKMIINEELMASLDQPTQTVVMHRTEPTSLQNMALQLAEKLGSLVENNERVFDLKQGVYGGYFNRDQKGGYQQKQSYQRDGGKGGYQSKQGGYQGGYQGGYQGGYQGGYQGGYQGGYQRGYRNQNQGNY